Below is a window of Stappia sp. DNA.
GCGCGCGACCGCCAAGGCACGGCTCGACCGGCTCGTGGACAGCGGCGTCATCCAGGGCTTCACGATCAATCTGCGCAAGGCCGAGGACGGCGGCCGGGTCCGGGCCATCATGATGATCGAAGTGGAGGGCCACCGCAGCGAGACCGTACTGCGCCGGCTCTACGGCTTTCCGCAGGTCCGACGGCTGCACACCACCAACGGGCGCTGGGACATCGTCGCGGAGCTGGAGACCGACACGCTGGAGGCCTTCGACCGGCTCCTGTCGGAGATCCGGCGTCTCGACGGCATCGCGGGGTCCGAAACCAGCATCCTGCTCGCCGCCCGCAAGGGCTAAACATTGGTCGGCGGGCCACTCAGCGCGAAAGCGTCTTTTCGAAGAAGATCCGGTCGAAGCCGTCCACCGTCGCGCGCCCCGTCTCGCGGAAACCGAGACGGCGGTACCAGGCGGCGTTCCGGGTCATGACCGCATTGGTGTAGAGCGTGTAGCGATCCGCGCGGGCCGCGATGAACGCCTCGACCAGCGCGATGAGCCGCGCGCCGCAGCCCCGCCCGCGCCAGGCCCCGGCGACCGCCAGATTGTCGAGCACGAAGCCCTCGCCCGTGTCGATCACGACCGCGAAGCCCGCGAGTTCCCCGACCGCGCCATCGCTCAGCACGAAGACCGTGTCGTCGCGGATGTGAGCGGCATAGTCGGCATCCATCGGCGCGGGCCGGCGGCCGATGGCCGGGATGTATCCGGCATAGGCCTCGCGCGCGATCGCCAAAAGCGCGTCCGCGTCCTCCGGTCGTGCCAGCCTGTGCGTGAGCATCGCTCCCCCAACGAAAAAGGCGCTGCATGGTAGCATGCAGCGCCTTCTTGCAAAAATCGGAGGTGCGCGATCAGCGCTTGGAGAACTGGAAGCTCCGGCGGGCCTTGCGGCGGCCGTACTTCTTGCGCTCCACCACGCGGCTGTCGCGGGTCAGGAAGCCTTCCTTCTTGAGCACACCGCGCAGCTCCGGCTCGTAATGCGTGAGCGCCTTGGAGATGCCGTGACGCAGCGCACCCGCCTGACCGGACAGACCGCCGCCGGTCACCGTGGCGACGACGTCATACTGGCCGTCGCGGTCGGTGAGGACGATCGGCTGGCGCAGGATCATCTGCAGCACCGGACGCGCGAAGTACTCCGAGAAGTCCTTCTTGTTGATCGTGATCTTGCCCGTGCCCGGCTTGATCCAGACGCGCGCGATGGCGTCCTTGCGCTTGCCGGTGGCATAGGCGCGGCCCTGCGCATCGAGCTTCTGCACGTGCACCGGCGCCTGCGTCTCGGCCGCGCCGACGGCGTCGCCCAGCTCTTCGAGGGACTGAAGCTCAGCCATGATTACGCCCTCTTCCCGTCGTTCTTCGCATTCATCGCCTTGAAGTCGACCGGAACCGGCGACTGGGCCTCATGCGGATGGTTGGACCCGGCGTAGATCCGGAGGTTCTTCAGCTGCGCACGGCTGAGCGGACCGCCCGGCATCATGCGCTTGACGGCCTGCTCCAGCACGCGCTCGGGGAACTTGCCCTCGAAGATCGCGCGCGCCTTGCGCTCCTTGATGCCGCCGGGATAGCCGGTGTGCCAGTAGTAGGTCTTGTCGGTGTACTTCTTGCCCGTCAGCACGGCCTTGTCGGCATTGATGACGATGACATTGTCACCGCAGTCGATGTGCGGCGTGAAGGTCGACTTGGTCTTGCCGCGCAGCGTGTTGGCGATGAAGGCGGCCAGACGGCCGACCACAACACCCTCGGCGTCGATCAAGATCCACTTCTTCTCGACCTCGGCCGGTTTGGCGGAGTAGGTCTTCATGGGTGCGATCCGTTTCTCGTGCAGACCCTGACGGGTCCCCTCGTGCGAACCCGCTAGGGTCCGAAGTCCATGCAAGGCACCCCCGAAACCGGGTGCGCCCGCGTCGATGCAGGGTTTAGGCGCCTTCACAGGCCTTGTCAATTCGAAAGATGTGACGACACCGCGTGAAACTATAGTAATTACAATACATTAGAAAAATGGTATCATTTTACCACATAAAACACGCCCTCAGCGCGGCGGGATCGAATAGGTCGCCGTGGCATGGGCGACGAGGTCGTCCCCGTCGCGGCCGGTGATCCCGCAGTCGACGACCGCCAGCCGCTTGCCGAGCTTCAGCAGCCGGCAGGTCGCGATCAGGTCGCCGGGCGCGGGCTTTCTGAGAAAGTTCATGTTGAGATTGGTGGTCACGGCGAGCGCCACGGGGCCGATATGGGCGAGGATCACAACATAGGCGGCGAGATCCACCAGCGTCATCATGGTCGGACCGGAGACCGTGCCGCCCGGGCGCAGGTGGCGCTCCTGCGGCGACACGGACATGACTGCGGTTCCCTCCGACACCTCCAGGATCCGGTAGATGCGCCCATCGGCATGGACCTGCGGGAACTCCCGGTCGATGAAGGCGTTAAGCTCCGGGATCGTCATGATCGGCTGCAAGGTGGTTCCTCCCCGTCTTTCCTTTGCATGTGTCGTTAGCGGGATCGGGCCGGCTTCACAAGATGCCGCAGGGAGAGGGCCGCGCGTCGCCCCTCATGCTGTCTTCGCCTTTGTCGCGCGCCCTCGGGTTCGTTATATCTGGGGCAGGATCAGACACGCGCGACCGGGAGGGTCTCATGGACAGCGCCGCAACCCCGCCTCTTCACGACGCGCGCGCCGATGGCGTGCTGACGCTCACGCTCAACCGGCCGGAGCGAAAGAACTCCCTGTCGGAAGAGATGATGGCCGCGCTGCAGACCGCGCTCGATGCGGCGCGCGAGGACCGCGACATCCGCGTCATCGTGCTGAAGTCGACCGGCAACGTCTTTTGCGCCGGGCACGACCTCAAGGAGATGACGGCGGCCCGCGCGCATGACGACCGCGGGCGGGCCTATTACACACAGGTGATGGACGCCTGCGCCCATCTCATGCAGACCATCGTCACCCATCCCAAGCCGGTGATCGCCGAGGTCGACGGCATGGCGACCGCTGCGGGCCTTCAGCTCGTCGCCTCCTGCGATCTGGCAATCGCTTCCGACGAGGCCCGCTTCTGCACGCCGGGCGTCAACATCGGGCTCTTCTGTTCCACGCCGATGGTGGCGCTGTCGCGCAACGTCTCGCGCAAGCAGGCGATGGAAATGCTGCTCACCGGCGAGGTGATCGACGCCGGCACCGCGCGCGAATTCGGCCTCGTCAACCGGGTGGTGCCGCGCGCCTACCTCGCCCAGGTCACGGCGAAATACGCCGAGACCATCGCCTCCAAGTCGCCACTGACGCTCAAGACCGGCAAGGAAGCCTTCTACCGGCAGGTCGAGATGCCGCTGGCCGACGCCTATCGCCACTGCGCGCAGGTGATGGTCGACAACATGCTCGCCCGCGACGCGGAGGAAGGCATCGGCGCCTTCCTGGAAAAGCGCGCGCCCGAATGGACGGGGGAGTGATCCCCCGCCTGCCCCGCTCCCACGTTTCCCTGGCAGAGAGCCCCGCGTGACCCACGACCGCTATTCCGATGCGCATATCCGCGCGATTCTCGACGAGGTGAAGACCGTCGCGATGGTCGGCGCGAGCCCGAACGCCGCGCGCCCGTCCTACCTCGTGCTGAAATACATGCTGGCGAAGGGCTACCGCGTGTTTCCGATCAATCCGGGCCATGCGGGCAAGGAGATCCTCGGCCAGCGGGTCCATGCCGCGCTGCACGAGGTGCCGGAGCCCATCGACATGGTGGACATCTTCCGCAACTCGGCGGCGGCGCTGTCCGTCACCCGTGAAGCGCTCACCCTCGACCCCCTGCCGAAGGTGATCTGGATGCAGCTCACCGTGCGCAACGACGAGGCGGCGCAGCTCGCGGAGGAAAAGGGCCTGCGGGTGATCATGAACCGCTGCCCGAAGATCGAATACGGACGCCTGTCGGGCGAGATCGGCTGGACGGGCGTGAACTCGCGCACCCTGTCGTCGAAGCGCCCCGCCCTTAAGGCCGGCTTCCAGCACCGGGGGTTGCGCAAGGAGTGACGCGTGGGGCGCCGGAGTGGATCACAGAATCGCCGGCGTCAGATGGTCCCCAAACCCTTGCAAGGTCCTCCTCCCGGACGCAAGCGCCGGAGACCCGGGATCGGCGAGGCAGAGAATGCGCGTGAAAAGCTCCTCAGAAAAAGCGGAGCTTTCCGCTCCCCGATACCGGGTCGCGCCGACGCTTGCCCGGTATGACGCCCGGGTCAGACGCACCGGTGCCTAGCCGGGGCGTGGCCACGAATGTCACCGACACATCACTGCGGCGGCTTGAGGCGCGGCAGCACGCCCTGCGGCCCCTGTTCCGGCGCGGTGCCGGCGAGCGGATCCTCGCCCGCGGCCGCCTGTTCGGAGATCGGCGGGCCGCTGTAATTGTCCGGCGGCGGCACGTTGGAGTACTGCTTGCAGTCGGTCAGCCACACGTCATAGACGGCGTGCTCCACCGCATGCAGGCCGGGGCTCGCCGCGAACATCCATCCGGTGAAGATGCGCTGCACCTGGTTTTCCAGCGTGATCTCGTCCACCTCGACGAAGGCCGTCGTCTGCGGCGTTTCCGTCTGCGGGCGCGTGTTGCACTCGCGCGGCGTCACCTGCAGCGCGCCGAACTGCACCGTCTCGCCGATGTAGACGTCGAAGGTGATGATGCGGCCGGTGATCTTGTCGAGCCCCGAGAAGACCGCGACCGGGTTTTCGATCTTTTCCGCGACCGCCTGAGGCGCCGTCAGGGACAGCGCGCAGGCGGCAAGCGTCGCCACCAGCGCCCCGCGTCCCCGATGCCGCATCCAGCGCGGCGCAGTCGATCTCATTCGCCTCATGCCTTGTCCTCAATCCGGGCGGCGCTGATCACGCGGCCGAAAGATCCGCGATGCGGCTGCGCGCCTCGGCGACACGCCCCAGCCGTTCGGCAAGCTCGGCACGCTTCTCGCGCTCCGCCACGACGATTTCCTCCGGCGCCTTGGCCAGGAACCCTTCGTTGGAGAGTTTCTTGTCGATGCGCGCGATCTCGCCTTCCAGCTTGGCCGTCTCCTTGGCAAGGCGCGCGGCCTCCGCCTCCAGATCGATCACCCCGGCGAGCGGCAGGCAGACGGTGGCCTCGTCGCTGACGATCTGCACCGCGCCCGAGGGCGGCGTGTCGTCCAGCGTCACGCTTTCGGCGCGCGCCAGCCGCAGGATCGCCGCCTCATGGGCGGACAGACGGCCACGCGTGACGTCATTCGCCCCCGTGACGACCAGCGGCACCTTCGCGCCGGCGGGCACGTTCATCTCCGCGCGCACCGAGCGGATCGCCGAGATCAGATCGACGAGCCAGTTGATCTCGGCCGCCGCGTCCGCGTCGCCGCCGACGGAGACAGGCCAGCGCGTGTGCGCCAGGATCGAAGCGCGGGATGCCCCCGCCTCGCCCTCGACCGTGCGGGCCCACAGTTCCTCGGTCATGAACGGCATGAACGGATGCAGCAGCTTCAGGATCTCGTCGAGCGCCCAGGCGGCGGTCGCCCGGGTCTCCGCCTTCGCCGCGTCGCCACCGTCGGCAAAGATCGGCTTGGCGAGCTCCAGATACCAGTCGCAATAGGTGTTCCACACAAAGCGATAGGCCGCGCCCGCCGCCTCGTTGAAGCGATAGGCCTCCAGCGCCTCGGTGACTTCCGAGATGCAGCGGCCGGTCTCGGTCACGATCCAGCGGTTGACCGTCTCCTTGCAGCCGGCCGGATCGAAACCTTCCGGCCGCGTGCCGCCGTTCATCTCCACGAAGCGCGCGGCGTTCCACAGCTTGGTGACGAAGTTGCGGTAGCCCGCGACCCGGCTGGTCGCCAGCTTGATGTCGCGCCCCTGCGCGGCCATGGCGGCGAGCGTGAAGCGCAGCGCATCCGCGCCATATTCGTCGATGAGCGCCAGCGGATCGATGACGTTGCCCTTCGACTTCGACATCTTCTGGCCCTTTTCGTCGCGGACCAGCGCATGAATGTAGACGGTCGAGAAGGGTTCGGTCTTCATGAAGTGCAGGCCGAACATCATCATCCGGGCGACCCAGAAGAAGATGATGTCGAAACCGGTGACCAGCACGCTGGTGGGATAATAGTTCGCCAGTTCCGGCGTCTTGTCCGGCCACCCCAGCGTGGAGAACGGCCACAGCGCGGAGGAAAACCACGTGTCGAGCACGTCCTCGTCGCGATAGAGCGCGATTGTGCCGGCCGCCGCGCCGCCGGTCTCTTCCCACTGCGCCAGCGCCGCCTCCTGATCGCGGACCTCGACCGGCTTGCCGTAATGGGCGCGCGCCGCCTCGACCGCCGCCGCCTCGTCGCGTTCGACGAAGAGCTGCCCGTCGGGCCCGTACCAGGCGGGAATGCGGTGGCCCCACCACAGCTGGCGCGAGATGCACCAGGGCTGGATGTTTTCCATCCACTCGTAATAGGTCTTGTCCCAATTGCCCGGCACGAAGCTGGTGCGGCCTTCCCGAACGCTCTCGATGGCGGGCTTGGCCAGCGTCTTGGCGTCGACATACCACTGGTCGGTCAGGAGCGGCTCGATGGGCACCCCGCCCCGGTCGCCGTGCGGCACCATGTGGGTATGCGCCTCGATCCGGTCGAGAAGCCCCTTCTCCTCCATGGTCGCGACGAGCGTCTTGCGCGCGTCGAAACGGTCGAGCCCCTCGAAGGCGGCGATCGTGGCGCGCAGCTCCGCGCTGTCGGCAACGCCTGCCAGGAACTCGGCATTGTCGGCGAGCGTGACGCGCGCCTCGCGGTCGAGCACCGAGATCATCGGCAGGTCGTGGCGCCGGCCCACCTCGAAATCGTTGAAGTCATGCGCGGGCGTGATCTTCACCGCGCCCGAGCCGGCGTCCGGATCGGCGTAGTCGTCGGCGACGATGGGAATGCGCCGGCCGACCAGCGGCAGGATGACATGTTTGCCGATCAGATCCCTGTAGCGCGGATCCTCCGGGTTCACCGCGACGGCCGTGTCGCCGAGCATGGTTTCGGGCCGCGTCGTCGCGACGGTGATGTAGTCGCGCGTCTCGAAGGCGGTGGGTTTGCCATCCTCGTCCCAGGTGACCGGCGCCTCGAAGGTCGCCCCGCCCTCGATCGGATAGCGGAAGTGCCACAGATTGCCCTGGATCTCGCGCTGTTCGACCTCGAGATCGGAAATCGCGGTGTGAAAGCGCGGATCCCAGTTGACCAGCCGCTTGTCCTTGTAGATCAGCCCCTCGCGGTAGAGCGAGACGAAGACCTCCAGAACCGCCTCGGACAGGCCCTCGTCCATGGTGAAGCGCTCGCGCGACCAGTCGCAGGACGCCCCCAGCCTTTTCAGCTGGTTGAGGATCATGCCCCCGGACTCGCCCTTCCACTGCCACACCCGCTCGACGAAGGCCTCGCGCCCCATGCTGCGCCGGTCCGGCTCGCCGTTTTCCGCCAGCTTGCGCTCGACGACCATCTGCGTGGCGATGCCTGCGTGATCCATGCCCGGTTGCCACAGCACGTCGCGCCCGCGCATGCGCTCGAAGCGCACCAGGATGTCCTGCAGCGTGTTGTTCAGCGCGTGCCCCATGTGCAGCGAGCCGGTCACATTGGGCGGCGGGATCACGATCGCATAGGATGCCGCTCCCGGCGTGGCCCCGGCTCCCGCGCGGAAGGCCTCGGCCTGGTCCCAGATCCCGGCAATCCGGGGTTCGACAGCGCTGGCATCGTAAGTCTTGTCGAGCATGATTTTTCTCAGGTCGTGAAACTGATCGCGTGGTTACTCGGATGCACGGCGACAAGTCAACCGTCGCCGGAAAGCGGGCGAGATCAAGGCGGCCGCATCGCTCAAACGAAAAAGCGCCGCCCGGCGGGCGACGCTTTGACAAGCGCTGTGCGGAAGAGCCTTCCGACCTATCGCCCGCGCGACACCCGCTCGATTTCCTGACGTACGAGACGTTCCACCATGGGCGGCAGGTTCTCGTCGAGCCAGGTCTTGAGCATCGGCCGGAGCATCTCCTTGACGAGATCCTCCAGCGTGCGGGCGTTGTTGGACAGGATGGTCCCGGCGAGATTGTTGAAGGCCGACTGCACGGCCTCGTCCGTCGTCGACGACAGGAGCGTCTCGCCGATCGGCTCGGGGTCCGGCTTGCGCGCGGCTTTCGGCGGTTCGACCGGCGCCGGCTCGGGCTCCGGCGCGGCGTCGACGAGTTCGATGTCGTCGGCCGGCTCCTCGAGCGCCAGATCCTCGGTCAGCTCGAGAACATCGTCTGCCTCGGCCTCCGCATCGACTTCGGGCTCCGGCTCAGGTTCCGGCGTCGGCTCCGGCTCGGGTTCGGCGACCGCCACGTCCATGTCGCCATCGGAATCGAACAGCTTGTCGAGATCGTCCTGCGACATCTCCTCGCCGCCGTCCATCGCCGCCGCCATATCGTCCTCGGCCTCGACCTCGGTCGCTGCATCGGCCGCTGGCGTCTCCTCGTCGGAAATGATCCGGCGAATGGACGCCAGGATCTCTTCCATGGACGGTTCCTGCGCTTGATTGGCGTTTGCCATCTCGATCCCCGTACTCAACTACTGCGGCCCAAGTCACTTCTACTGCGGCCAAAGCCACTTCGGTTCAGGCGGCGCAAGTCCGGACCGCGTCGACCCGGACGGCCTGGATCCGGGCCCAAGCCCTCCGGTCCGCGACAACCGTCCGCCGCGAAACGCGCCCTGACCTCACCCGACGACACGTCACGCCGTGCCCCGCAGCGGGATACGGTGCCGAAGAAGGCATCGGCTGCCGAGCCGTTCCGATCGTGCCTCTCCGACCGCGCCACCCCGGCAGACCGCACCGTTCCGGCTGTCCGGCACGGCACCAGGCGACCGGCACGACACCGTCGAAAGGGTCCTCGCGCACCGCGCGACTCACCGTGTCTGAATATAACGCGTTCTCAAGCCACCGGAAAAGCGCCATCCGCCGGCGAATCCGGCAATGCGCTTTTGTCAAGCGCAAGAATCCGCGTTTTTCGGCAAATCCGGGCTGTGCGGGCGCCCGGAGCACGGCGGAAACGACGTCGGCGCCTCAGCGCCCGTCCGGCGTGCTCAGCCCGAACCAGCTGTTGCGGACCTTCTTGTAGTGCGCCGTCTTGTCGTAGGCGGCGACCGCAAGGCCGAGGCGATCGGCGGTGAGCGCGCCCGTTGCGGCGAGCAGCGCATAGGCGGCGACGGTCCGGTTGCGCTGCGCCGTCACCAGGTTGACCCGGCTGTTGACCAGCTCGAACTGCGCGTTGAGCACATCGAGCGTGGTGCGCTGGCCGACGCGCTGTTCCTCGATCACCCCTTCCAGCGCCAGCTGGTTGGCGGATACCGCATCCTGCGCCGCCTGGATCGAGGCCACGGCCGCCTGATACTGGCCCCAGGCCGAGACGATGGACGCACGGACCTGGTCGCGCGCGACATCGAGCTGGATGCGCGTCTGGCCGAGGTCCTCCTTGGCCTGCCGCACGCGCGAGGACACCGCGCCGCCCTGATAGATCGGGATCGACACCCGTCCGAAGATGCTGGCCGAATCGAGCGTGTCGACGCCCGACGCGCTTGGCGGGCTCCACTGACGCTGCAGATTGCCCTCGAGCGACACGGTGGGCAGCAACTCGCCCTCCGTCGTTTTAACGGCGAAGACCGCGGCGTCGACGAGATGCTGCGCGGACTGGATCGAGGGGTGATCGGAGGCGCCGGCCGACAGCGCCGCGTCCAGCCCCTTGGGCAGGCGGGCGTAGACGCGGGTGCGTGCCGACAGCGTCTTCGGATCGGTGCCGACGAGCTGGCGGTAGACCGCCCGACTGGTGTTCACGTTGGCCAGCGCAAGATTGAGGTCCGACTGCGCCTCGGAGAAGCGGGCTCGCGCCTGCGACACGTCGGTGCGGGTGCCCTCGCCCACCTCGAAGCGGTCCTCGGCCGCGCGCACCTGTTCGCTCAGGAACTCGAGGCTGCTGCGCCGCAACGAGACGATGGCCGTGTTCTGGATCACGTCCATATAGGCGGTGGCCGCCTGCTGCAGGATCGTCTGCTCGGTAGCGCGCAGGCTCTCGCGCTCCGAGCGCACGATCGCCTCGGCCTGGCGCACCGAGTTCACGGTCTGAAAGCCGCGAAAGATGTTCTGCGTGACCGACAGCCCGGCGGAGGCGGTGTTGCTGTAGCGCGCGCGTCCGGGATCGGAGTTGTTGTACTGCGAACCGACGTCGAAGCGGCCGAAGATCTGCGGACGCCAGCCGGACAGCGCCTGCGGAACGCGCTCGTTCACCGACCGCAGCTGCGCCCGCGCGGCATTGATCGTCGGATTGTCCGAATAGGTTTGCGCCAGCGCATCGTCGATCGACTGGGCATTGGCCATGCCGGCAGGTGCCGTCACGATCCCGACCGCGACCAAAGCGCCGAGCCAAATGGAAATCCGGTTCACGTCGAGCACCTCTGCTGACCGCGCGCCGCCCGGCCGCAAGCCGACGGATACGCCACCTCTGTTTGCGCCGGACCGCTGCGGCCCGACCTTGCATCCCCGACGGCCACCGGCGTGCCCTCTCGACATCGCCGGATCGCACCCGCGCGGCGCACAGTCTCTTGCGTGCGCCCTCTCGCGTGCCCCCCTTTCGCGTGCTCCTGACCCGCATATCCGGGCGCCGCGTGGAGACCTCCGCAAGGACCGTCCGACGGCCCCCGTCCTGGAGGGACCACCCCGGCCTGCGCGCGGTCTGCATGGGACGCGCGCACTCGTGCCGGCGCGCTGCATCCCACTGCCGCGTCCATACTCTTATCGCGGTGTCGGGAGGTTACAACCGGCCAGGTCGCCCGGCCGCGCATTTGTCGCCCCCCTGCGACCTGCCGGCAACACACGCGCGCCGGACCACGCAAAAACGGCCGCGGGCGAACGCCGCACGGCCGTTTCGATCATCCGTCATGCAGGCGACGCCCGCCTGCAAGCGCTTCGCGCGCGGTGGCGGGCGGTGGCGGACGGCCTATGCGGTCTGGCGAAAGCCGGTCAGAAAACGAAGGTCTTGGCCTTTTCGAATCCCGGCAGGAGATGTGCGGCGGCATTGAAGCCGAAGCGGGCCGAAACCACGTCGCCGGAGCGCACATAGACCTGGGCGGCGCCCGCCCCGCCGGTGCCCTCGATGGCAACGATTCGCCCGCCGTCCTTGAGCTGGGCGCTCAGCGCCTCGGGCAGTTGCTCGATGGCGCCGTCGATCAGGATGACGTCGTAAGGCCCTTCCGAGGCCGCTCCGGTGACGAGATCGCCTTCCACGATGGCGGCATTCTCGATCTCCAGATCGACCAGCAGCTCCGAGGCGGTCGCGACACTCGCCGCATCGGTCTCCACGCCGACGACGGAGGCGGCAAGTTGCGACAGCACGGCAACGCTGTAACCGGTGGCGCAGCCCACGCACAGAACGACGTCGTCGTCGCGCACTTCCGCGAGCTGGATCAGCTTGGCCAGCACATGCGGCTTCATCAGATAGCGGGTCGCCTCGCCGACTGCGACCGGGATATCCTGATCGCTGTAGGCCACGGCCCGGCGCGAGGCCGGCACGAAGCGCTCGCGCGGCATGCGCTCCATCGCATCGAGCAGGTCGTGATCGGTGACGTCGTTGGTCCGCAACTGATTGTCGACCATGTGGATGCGAGCCCGTTCGAAGTCGCCCATCCCGCGCCTCTTTCAAATGTGGTGTTGAACTCCCCGGTTCCTTACCGGTGTCGGGCGCGCCTGACAAGCGGCACCGAACGGGCAAATTCGACGGCGAGGCCGGCAATGCACGCGATGCGCGTCCCGCCATGCCGCTCTCGTCCGCGTTTGCCCGAAGCCTCGCCCGGCCCGCAGCGCCCGGGTGCTGCGCGACGCTGCGTCGCGCGCATCTCACGCGCGCAGGAAGTCTTGTATAAGATATATTATGTGTTAACTTCGGCGGGTCGGATGGAGCGGATGCACGCGGCGGTGACGGGATTGCGCCCGTTTCTCCCGCCGGTCTCCGCGCCTCCGTCACGCGCGCCTGCCCGGGGCGACGTCCCGCCAGCGCGCAAGCGAGACTGTCTTCACGCGCGCTCCGTACGGGCGCGGACTGCGGCCCCTTGCAAGCGTCCGGCCGGGCCTTTCGGCGCGAACGCGGGAGAAGCGACCACGTGCGCATCCTACGCCTGAGTGTCGAGGGTCTCGGTTACATCAATGCGACGGTCCTGCGCCTGACGCGCACCGCCGCCTGGCTGCTGCTCGTGGTGATGGTCGTCGTCATCCTGCTGCAGGTCGTTTTCCGCTACGGCTTCAACAATGCGCTGCCCTGGCCGGAAGAGGCCGCGCGCTCGATGATGATCTGGATGATGGCGCTGATCGCGCCGAGCGCCTACCGCTGGGGCGGCTTCGTCTCCATCGATCTGCTCAAGGATCTCCTTCCCGCCCGCCTGTCGAGCCTCTTGAACCTGATCCTTCTGCTCCTCGCCGCCGCCGTCTTGTGGATCCTTCTGAACCAGGCGATGGCGCATTTCCGCAGTGGTTTCCTGTTCACCGCGACGGGTCTGAAGATCAAGCTCGCCTGGATCTATCTGGCCATGTCGGTGTGTTTCGGACTGATGCTGTCGGTCAACCTGGAGCTGTCCCTGCGCGAAGTCGGGCGTCTGATCGGACGCCCGGAGGATTTCCCGCAGCCCGTCACCGACGCGGCCCTGTCGAGCGAGTAGGCGGTCATGCTGGTTCTCTTCCTGCCGCTCTTTCTGGTGTTCCTGCTGATCGGCATGCCGGTGTTCTTCGCCATGCTCGCGGCGCCTGGCATCATGCTCTTCGTGGAGGGCATGGAACGCGACATCGCCCTGCTCTACCGCAACATCTACAACGGCGTGGACAGCTTCCCGCTGATGGCGATCCCCTTCTTCATGCTCGCCGGCGAGGCCATGAACCGGGGCGGGATCACGCTGCGCCTCGTGCGCTTTTCCCAGGCGCTGATCGGCCATGTGCGCGGCGGGCTGGCGCAGGTGAACATCCTGTCGTCCATGCTGTTCGCCGGGCTCTCCGGCTCCGCCGTCGCCGATACGTCCGCGCTCGGCTCCATGCTCATCCCGGCGATGGAGAAACAGGGCTACACCCGCAAGTTCGCCGCCGCCGTCACCGCCGCCTCCTCCGTCATCGGGCCGAT
It encodes the following:
- a CDS encoding GNAT family N-acetyltransferase yields the protein MLTHRLARPEDADALLAIAREAYAGYIPAIGRRPAPMDADYAAHIRDDTVFVLSDGAVGELAGFAVVIDTGEGFVLDNLAVAGAWRGRGCGARLIALVEAFIAARADRYTLYTNAVMTRNAAWYRRLGFRETGRATVDGFDRIFFEKTLSR
- the rplM gene encoding 50S ribosomal protein L13; the protein is MKTYSAKPAEVEKKWILIDAEGVVVGRLAAFIANTLRGKTKSTFTPHIDCGDNVIVINADKAVLTGKKYTDKTYYWHTGYPGGIKERKARAIFEGKFPERVLEQAVKRMMPGGPLSRAQLKNLRIYAGSNHPHEAQSPVPVDFKAMNAKNDGKRA
- a CDS encoding DUF2155 domain-containing protein, giving the protein MRSTAPRWMRHRGRGALVATLAACALSLTAPQAVAEKIENPVAVFSGLDKITGRIITFDVYIGETVQFGALQVTPRECNTRPQTETPQTTAFVEVDEITLENQVQRIFTGWMFAASPGLHAVEHAVYDVWLTDCKQYSNVPPPDNYSGPPISEQAAAGEDPLAGTAPEQGPQGVLPRLKPPQ
- a CDS encoding CoA-binding protein codes for the protein MTHDRYSDAHIRAILDEVKTVAMVGASPNAARPSYLVLKYMLAKGYRVFPINPGHAGKEILGQRVHAALHEVPEPIDMVDIFRNSAAALSVTREALTLDPLPKVIWMQLTVRNDEAAQLAEEKGLRVIMNRCPKIEYGRLSGEIGWTGVNSRTLSSKRPALKAGFQHRGLRKE
- a CDS encoding PaaI family thioesterase produces the protein MTIPELNAFIDREFPQVHADGRIYRILEVSEGTAVMSVSPQERHLRPGGTVSGPTMMTLVDLAAYVVILAHIGPVALAVTTNLNMNFLRKPAPGDLIATCRLLKLGKRLAVVDCGITGRDGDDLVAHATATYSIPPR
- a CDS encoding valine--tRNA ligase, with the protein product MLDKTYDASAVEPRIAGIWDQAEAFRAGAGATPGAASYAIVIPPPNVTGSLHMGHALNNTLQDILVRFERMRGRDVLWQPGMDHAGIATQMVVERKLAENGEPDRRSMGREAFVERVWQWKGESGGMILNQLKRLGASCDWSRERFTMDEGLSEAVLEVFVSLYREGLIYKDKRLVNWDPRFHTAISDLEVEQREIQGNLWHFRYPIEGGATFEAPVTWDEDGKPTAFETRDYITVATTRPETMLGDTAVAVNPEDPRYRDLIGKHVILPLVGRRIPIVADDYADPDAGSGAVKITPAHDFNDFEVGRRHDLPMISVLDREARVTLADNAEFLAGVADSAELRATIAAFEGLDRFDARKTLVATMEEKGLLDRIEAHTHMVPHGDRGGVPIEPLLTDQWYVDAKTLAKPAIESVREGRTSFVPGNWDKTYYEWMENIQPWCISRQLWWGHRIPAWYGPDGQLFVERDEAAAVEAARAHYGKPVEVRDQEAALAQWEETGGAAAGTIALYRDEDVLDTWFSSALWPFSTLGWPDKTPELANYYPTSVLVTGFDIIFFWVARMMMFGLHFMKTEPFSTVYIHALVRDEKGQKMSKSKGNVIDPLALIDEYGADALRFTLAAMAAQGRDIKLATSRVAGYRNFVTKLWNAARFVEMNGGTRPEGFDPAGCKETVNRWIVTETGRCISEVTEALEAYRFNEAAGAAYRFVWNTYCDWYLELAKPIFADGGDAAKAETRATAAWALDEILKLLHPFMPFMTEELWARTVEGEAGASRASILAHTRWPVSVGGDADAAAEINWLVDLISAIRSVRAEMNVPAGAKVPLVVTGANDVTRGRLSAHEAAILRLARAESVTLDDTPPSGAVQIVSDEATVCLPLAGVIDLEAEAARLAKETAKLEGEIARIDKKLSNEGFLAKAPEEIVVAEREKRAELAERLGRVAEARSRIADLSAA
- a CDS encoding enoyl-CoA hydratase — translated: MDSAATPPLHDARADGVLTLTLNRPERKNSLSEEMMAALQTALDAAREDRDIRVIVLKSTGNVFCAGHDLKEMTAARAHDDRGRAYYTQVMDACAHLMQTIVTHPKPVIAEVDGMATAAGLQLVASCDLAIASDEARFCTPGVNIGLFCSTPMVALSRNVSRKQAMEMLLTGEVIDAGTAREFGLVNRVVPRAYLAQVTAKYAETIASKSPLTLKTGKEAFYRQVEMPLADAYRHCAQVMVDNMLARDAEEGIGAFLEKRAPEWTGE
- a CDS encoding Lrp/AsnC family transcriptional regulator: MDDLDRRLIALLRHDARAPVATLAADLGVSRATAKARLDRLVDSGVIQGFTINLRKAEDGGRVRAIMMIEVEGHRSETVLRRLYGFPQVRRLHTTNGRWDIVAELETDTLEAFDRLLSEIRRLDGIAGSETSILLAARKG
- the rpsI gene encoding 30S ribosomal protein S9 → MAELQSLEELGDAVGAAETQAPVHVQKLDAQGRAYATGKRKDAIARVWIKPGTGKITINKKDFSEYFARPVLQMILRQPIVLTDRDGQYDVVATVTGGGLSGQAGALRHGISKALTHYEPELRGVLKKEGFLTRDSRVVERKKYGRRKARRSFQFSKR